A part of Bubalus bubalis isolate 160015118507 breed Murrah chromosome 6, NDDB_SH_1, whole genome shotgun sequence genomic DNA contains:
- the C6H1orf122 gene encoding uncharacterized protein C1orf122 homolog: MEWGPGSDWSRGEAAGVDRGKAGLGLGGRPPPQPPRDERAQQLLDAVEQRQRQLLDTIAACEEMLRQLGRRRPEPAGGGNVSAKPGAPSQPAVSSRGGFPKDASDGAAEP; encoded by the exons ATGGAATGGGGCCCGGGCTCAGACTGGTCACGGGG GGAGGCTGCCGGCGTGGACCGTGGGAAGGCGGGGCTGGGGCTCGGCGGGAGGCCACCCCCGCAGCCGCCCCGGGATGAGCGCGCCCAGCAGCTGCTGGACGCCGTGGAGCAGCGGCAGAGGCAGCTCCTGGACACCATCGCCGCCTGCGAGGAGATGCTACGGCAGCTGGGCCGCCGGCGCCCGGAGCCGGCTGGTGGCGGG AATGTCTCAGCCAAACCTGGAGCGCCCTCCCAGCCAGCTGTCTCCTCCAGAGGTGGCTTTCCAAAGGATGCTAGCGATGGAGCTGCGGAGCCTTGA